A single genomic interval of Syntrophaceae bacterium harbors:
- a CDS encoding ATP-binding protein: MNPMPELIPLLKQLRLSGILDSIEARNRQAIEEKFSYMDFLATIIQDEIARRSQKRLASAIRRANFRNQKTLEEFDFTFNASINRALILELASCRFMDEKVSVIVVGPCGTGKSHIAQALGHCAIRAGHDVLFTSAARMLAQLHAARAANGYDRLLARLTSIDLLIIDDFGLKPLKGPQDEDFHDVISERYERKSTLVTSNLDIPEWPDAFPNRILGAATIDRLRHGAYKVVLDGKSYRDARAQPKTAVPAVKEHKSISRKEVKSAE; encoded by the coding sequence ATGAACCCCATGCCCGAGCTCATCCCCCTGCTCAAGCAGCTTCGCCTCTCCGGGATCCTGGACTCCATCGAGGCCCGTAACCGGCAGGCCATCGAGGAGAAGTTCTCCTACATGGACTTCCTGGCCACGATCATCCAGGACGAGATCGCCCGCAGGAGCCAGAAACGCCTCGCTTCGGCCATCCGCCGGGCCAACTTCCGCAACCAGAAGACCCTCGAGGAGTTTGACTTCACTTTTAATGCCTCGATCAACCGCGCCCTCATCCTCGAGCTGGCCTCCTGCCGGTTCATGGACGAGAAGGTCAGCGTCATCGTCGTCGGCCCCTGCGGCACCGGCAAGAGCCACATCGCCCAGGCCCTGGGCCACTGCGCGATCCGCGCCGGCCATGACGTCCTGTTCACGAGCGCCGCCCGGATGCTGGCCCAGCTCCATGCCGCCCGGGCCGCAAACGGCTACGACCGGCTCCTGGCCCGATTGACCTCGATCGATCTCTTGATCATCGACGACTTCGGACTCAAGCCCCTCAAGGGCCCCCAGGACGAGGACTTCCACGATGTCATCTCCGAGCGCTACGAGCGCAAAAGCACGCTCGTGACCTCAAACCTCGACATCCCGGAATGGCCCGATGCGTTTCCGAACCGCATCCTGGGCGCCGCCACCATCGACCGGCTCCGTCACGGCGCCTACAAGGTCGTCCTCGACGGAAAGAGCTATCGTGACGCACGGGCGCAGCCCAAAACGGCCGTTCCAGCTGTCAAAGAGCACAAATCCATCTCCCGAAAGGAGGTGAAATCGGCGGAATGA
- a CDS encoding AAA family ATPase, producing MATMIPSGVDQFTTDGERQFYRFLERVARPDSRYLSWYLPDIRGKEPDFLLFSDEVGLVIFEVKDWSLEQIREAGPQYFVLDMGGKTEKRRNPFQQARDYFADVMNRIKEDGFLLSSDPRFAGKVKIPVNCGVVFPNINKYEYREKGLDRVIDPEKIFFWDDLHPQSDHWADPSGRCFLDALKKMFVPQFSFRVTGKELERLKALLFPVVRIELPPRDKKDKLEEDKRRLRVLDHNQEALARKIEGGHRILTGPSGCGKTLVLVHRAALLKHYNPEIRNILFVCYNITLVNYIKRLLADKKVPLGAGGVEVMHFFELCSRILGEKVDYEKQDQAYYDTVVQLALEKAQAGNMQYDAVLIDEGQDFSDDMFRVATSLLNKKTDNLMIALDDNQNIYRSGQAWKNLGIRAQGRVHRLNHVYRNTIEIASFAARFMSESSPVPVSSRAGEAGHEVHTGSQPELFPDFFDYHGPQPEIKQLPDTKAIVDYVATKIKALTDEGMPLSEIAVLYTVKQPYDGTTKPIPELVGHALEQKGILSNWVSEDYRAKKTYDITTNNVTISTIQSAKGLDYACVFLLGLDSPKIADWSAEVAKNLTYVAVTRARERLHIPFCIKTVLIGRIESAL from the coding sequence ATGGCCACCATGATCCCCAGCGGCGTGGATCAGTTCACCACCGACGGCGAGCGGCAGTTCTACCGCTTCCTCGAGCGCGTCGCCCGGCCCGACAGCCGCTACCTCTCCTGGTACCTCCCCGACATCCGGGGCAAGGAGCCCGACTTCCTGCTGTTCTCCGACGAGGTGGGCCTCGTCATCTTCGAGGTTAAGGACTGGAGCCTCGAGCAGATCCGCGAGGCCGGCCCCCAGTACTTCGTCCTCGACATGGGAGGCAAGACCGAGAAGCGCCGCAACCCCTTCCAGCAGGCAAGGGACTACTTCGCCGACGTCATGAACCGCATCAAAGAGGACGGCTTTCTCCTCTCCTCCGACCCCCGCTTTGCGGGCAAGGTCAAGATCCCCGTCAACTGCGGCGTCGTCTTCCCCAACATCAACAAGTACGAGTACCGCGAAAAGGGCCTAGACCGCGTCATTGACCCCGAGAAGATCTTCTTCTGGGACGACCTGCACCCCCAGTCGGACCACTGGGCCGACCCCTCGGGCCGGTGCTTCCTCGATGCCCTCAAGAAGATGTTCGTCCCCCAATTCAGCTTCCGCGTCACGGGAAAAGAGCTCGAGCGCCTCAAGGCCCTCCTTTTCCCCGTCGTGCGCATCGAGCTGCCCCCACGGGACAAAAAAGACAAACTGGAGGAGGACAAGCGCCGCCTCCGTGTCCTCGACCACAACCAAGAGGCCCTGGCCCGCAAGATCGAGGGCGGCCACCGCATCCTCACGGGCCCCTCGGGCTGCGGCAAGACCCTCGTCCTCGTCCACCGGGCAGCCCTTCTCAAGCACTACAACCCCGAGATCCGGAACATCCTCTTTGTCTGCTACAACATCACCCTCGTCAACTACATCAAGCGCCTCCTTGCCGACAAGAAGGTCCCCCTGGGAGCAGGCGGCGTCGAGGTCATGCACTTCTTCGAGCTCTGCTCGAGAATCCTCGGTGAAAAGGTCGATTACGAGAAGCAGGACCAGGCTTACTACGACACGGTCGTGCAGCTCGCGCTCGAAAAGGCGCAAGCCGGCAACATGCAATACGACGCCGTCCTCATCGACGAGGGCCAGGACTTCAGCGACGACATGTTCAGGGTTGCAACGAGCCTTCTGAACAAAAAGACCGACAACCTCATGATCGCCCTCGACGACAACCAGAACATCTACCGCAGCGGCCAGGCGTGGAAGAACCTCGGCATCCGGGCCCAAGGGAGGGTCCACAGGCTCAACCACGTCTACCGCAACACCATAGAGATCGCCAGCTTTGCCGCCCGGTTCATGAGCGAAAGCAGCCCAGTCCCTGTGTCATCCCGTGCAGGCGAAGCGGGACACGAAGTCCATACCGGTAGCCAGCCCGAGCTCTTCCCTGACTTCTTCGACTACCACGGCCCGCAGCCCGAGATAAAGCAGCTGCCCGACACAAAGGCCATCGTCGACTACGTGGCAACTAAAATCAAGGCACTCACCGACGAGGGCATGCCTCTCTCTGAGATCGCCGTCCTGTACACCGTCAAGCAGCCCTACGACGGCACAACAAAGCCCATCCCGGAACTCGTCGGCCATGCCCTCGAACAAAAGGGCATCCTCTCCAACTGGGTCTCCGAGGACTACAGAGCCAAGAAGACCTACGACATCACCACAAACAACGTCACCATCTCCACCATCCAGAGCGCCAAAGGGCTGGACTATGCCTGCGTGTTCCTGCTGGGGCTGGACTCGCCGAAAATCGCGGATTGGTCGGCAGAGGTGGCAAAGAACCTCACCTATGTGGCCGTCACAAGGGCGAGGGAGCGGCTGCACATCCCATTTTGCATCAAGACGGTATTGATTGGACGAATCGAGAGCGCATTATGA
- a CDS encoding class I SAM-dependent methyltransferase, with protein sequence MSIDDLTLKYYSQNAAKVAERYNNVDSGLPAYFRRTLQIGARILDIGAGSGRDMYYLLKSGFDVYGVEPCYELRALALATYPDLEGRLETGSLPDIGRPYGGNYDAIVCSAVLMHVQKAEIFSSAYAIRENLKDKGRLLISLPSGVPPCG encoded by the coding sequence ATGAGTATCGATGATCTCACACTCAAATATTATTCTCAGAATGCTGCAAAAGTAGCTGAGCGATACAACAATGTTGACAGCGGTCTGCCAGCTTATTTCCGGCGGACTCTTCAAATCGGTGCTCGCATTTTGGATATAGGTGCCGGCTCAGGCCGGGACATGTATTATCTGCTTAAGTCAGGATTTGACGTCTATGGTGTGGAACCATGTTATGAACTGAGAGCTTTAGCACTAGCGACATATCCCGATTTAGAAGGGCGATTGGAGACAGGATCATTGCCTGATATCGGCCGACCATACGGAGGCAATTATGATGCTATTGTATGTTCTGCTGTGCTAATGCACGTGCAAAAGGCGGAAATCTTCTCGTCGGCATATGCAATAAGGGAGAATCTCAAGGATAAAGGTCGTCTTTTAATTTCGCTCCCCAGTGGAGTGCCCCCCTGCGGTTAG
- a CDS encoding transposase, with the protein MIEEYLSGVSTAAQLMRRHEISSGLLYHWKDQYTKGRFDNPPSHEAALEERVRQLEQLVGRLTLENEFLKKAVQRSLAPPKRSGGSSLSIVPSSKASKGGAS; encoded by the coding sequence GTGATCGAAGAGTACCTGAGCGGGGTCAGCACGGCGGCGCAGCTGATGCGCCGTCACGAGATCTCGTCGGGGCTGCTGTATCACTGGAAGGATCAGTACACCAAGGGGCGCTTTGATAACCCTCCCAGTCACGAAGCGGCCCTGGAGGAGCGCGTCCGTCAGCTCGAGCAGCTGGTGGGCCGGCTCACCCTGGAGAACGAGTTTTTAAAAAAAGCCGTGCAGCGAAGCCTCGCACCGCCGAAGAGAAGCGGCGGTTCATCGCTGAGCATCGTGCCCTCGTCGAAAGCATCGAAAGGGGGTGCGAGCTGA
- a CDS encoding IS3 family transposase: MIEEFPGYGYRRVTKELHRRGFRDNHKKVLRVMREQELTRKPRRRWVRTTNSEHPHRVYPNLAQNLLVTGPNQLWVADITYIAILSGFVYLAVILDLFARRVVGYALSRNIDTTLCLEALRMALARRRPPAGIIHHSDRGVQYASRDYVEELLANGFRISMARKGNPYDNAAAESFIKTLKAEEVYLWEYRTMADVQNRLPSFIEDVYNRKRLHSSLGYRPPVEFEEMFNNAKSCPVTLTAVV, translated from the coding sequence GTGATCGAGGAGTTCCCCGGCTACGGGTATCGCCGGGTGACCAAGGAGCTGCATCGTCGAGGGTTCCGGGACAACCACAAGAAGGTGCTTCGCGTCATGCGCGAACAGGAATTGACGCGCAAGCCCAGGCGCCGCTGGGTCCGCACCACCAACAGCGAGCATCCCCATCGGGTCTATCCCAACCTCGCGCAGAACCTGCTGGTCACGGGCCCCAACCAGCTCTGGGTGGCCGACATCACCTACATTGCCATCCTGAGCGGCTTTGTCTATCTGGCGGTCATCCTGGATCTCTTTGCCCGCAGGGTCGTGGGCTATGCGCTCTCGCGCAATATCGACACAACCCTGTGCCTGGAGGCCCTCCGGATGGCCCTGGCGCGTCGCAGACCCCCGGCAGGAATCATCCATCACTCGGATCGCGGGGTCCAGTATGCCTCCCGAGACTACGTGGAGGAGTTGCTTGCCAACGGCTTCCGAATCAGCATGGCCCGCAAGGGCAACCCCTACGACAATGCGGCCGCCGAGAGCTTCATCAAGACCCTGAAGGCCGAGGAGGTCTACCTCTGGGAGTACCGGACGATGGCCGATGTCCAGAATCGTCTTCCCTCCTTCATCGAGGACGTTTATAATCGCAAGCGGCTGCACTCCTCACTGGGATATCGGCCGCCTGTGGAGTTTGAAGAAATGTTCAACAACGCCAAGTCCTGTCCGGTTACCCTAACCGCAGTTGTCTAA
- a CDS encoding IS21 family transposase: protein MYQYRNVIHRMRMGESDRTIALAKLMGRGKCKQVRRIAEQNGWLGKGPLPDDEALAAAFEIKPAVNPTHVSRSLPFTDQIRQWVEQGVRMTTIYRALVDRFGFRGSYSSVRRLVLRLRLRQPQASCVLEFEPGEAAQVDFGKGPDIRDAFTGCVLKTWVFVMTLCFSRHVYAEVVTDQSVSTWLACHRRAFEYFGGIPGKMIIDNLKSAITRACFHDPDVQRSYAELAEGYGFLISPCPPGDPKKKGRVESGVKYVKGSFVPLREFRSLADANGQLRRWCLETAGNRIHGTTRQKPLSLFAEAEKAMLKPLPAVPVEIAAWSHVKVHGNGHVQFEKAYYSVPFQLIGRELWLKATDTTVKLYHALALVACHARLHRPGQRSTVDDHMPPEALAYKLRDPQWCLRQAEAIGPACRELIERLFSSRVLDNLRAAQGIVALGKPYGAARLESACRRALHFDNPRYRTVKEILKQGLDQAPVEAAPPPLSTVYTLQGRFLRGAGEQPLH, encoded by the coding sequence ATGTACCAGTACCGAAACGTGATTCACCGCATGCGCATGGGCGAGAGCGACCGCACGATCGCCCTGGCGAAGCTGATGGGCCGCGGCAAGTGCAAGCAGGTCCGCCGGATCGCCGAACAAAACGGCTGGCTGGGCAAGGGGCCGCTGCCCGACGATGAGGCCCTGGCGGCGGCCTTCGAGATCAAGCCGGCGGTCAATCCCACCCATGTATCCCGGTCGCTTCCCTTTACGGATCAGATCCGCCAGTGGGTCGAGCAGGGCGTTCGCATGACGACGATCTACCGGGCCCTGGTCGATCGGTTCGGCTTTCGCGGCAGCTACTCGTCCGTTCGCCGTTTGGTGCTTCGCTTGCGGCTTCGGCAGCCGCAGGCGAGCTGCGTGCTGGAGTTTGAGCCGGGCGAGGCGGCCCAGGTCGACTTCGGCAAGGGGCCCGATATCCGGGACGCCTTCACGGGCTGCGTGCTGAAGACGTGGGTCTTCGTGATGACCCTGTGCTTCAGCCGCCATGTCTACGCCGAGGTCGTCACGGACCAGAGCGTGTCGACCTGGCTTGCCTGTCACCGCCGTGCCTTCGAGTACTTCGGCGGCATCCCCGGCAAGATGATCATCGACAACCTCAAGAGCGCCATAACGCGTGCCTGCTTCCATGACCCGGACGTTCAGCGCTCCTATGCGGAGCTGGCCGAAGGCTACGGGTTTCTGATCTCGCCGTGCCCGCCGGGGGATCCCAAGAAGAAGGGGCGCGTCGAGAGCGGCGTGAAGTACGTCAAGGGCTCCTTCGTCCCCCTGCGCGAGTTTCGATCCCTGGCCGACGCCAACGGGCAGCTTCGGCGATGGTGCCTGGAGACGGCCGGAAACCGCATCCACGGCACGACCCGTCAAAAGCCGCTGAGCCTCTTTGCCGAGGCGGAGAAGGCGATGCTGAAGCCCCTGCCGGCAGTCCCGGTCGAGATCGCCGCCTGGAGCCACGTCAAGGTCCACGGCAACGGCCATGTCCAGTTCGAGAAGGCGTACTACTCGGTGCCGTTTCAGCTCATCGGCCGCGAACTGTGGCTCAAGGCCACAGACACCACGGTCAAGCTCTATCACGCCCTGGCGCTCGTGGCCTGCCATGCGCGGCTTCACCGGCCCGGCCAGCGATCCACGGTCGATGACCACATGCCGCCCGAGGCCCTGGCGTACAAGCTTCGGGACCCCCAGTGGTGCCTTCGACAGGCCGAGGCGATCGGGCCCGCGTGCCGTGAGCTCATCGAGCGGCTCTTCAGCAGCCGCGTCCTGGACAATCTCCGCGCCGCCCAGGGCATCGTCGCCCTGGGGAAGCCCTACGGGGCTGCGCGGCTGGAGAGCGCCTGCCGACGGGCGCTGCACTTCGACAATCCCCGGTATCGAACCGTCAAGGAGATCCTGAAGCAGGGCCTGGATCAGGCGCCGGTGGAGGCGGCCCCACCGCCGCTCTCCACGGTCTACACCCTGCAGGGCCGGTTCCTGCGCGGTGCCGGCGAGCAGCCGCTGCATTGA